Proteins from one Streptosporangium becharense genomic window:
- a CDS encoding glycosyltransferase family 4 protein, translated as MKGAVSVVDGKTRVALVLGTSTGGVGRHVAMLAAGLVRDGRRVVVAGPPGTAESFGFAALGARFVPVPIADRPHPRNDLRAIRTIRALRGADVVHAHGLRAGALAALALTGSGTALVVTLHNAATAGGAVGAVYGLLERIVARRADRVLAVSPDLGERMRRLGARRVGAAVVPAPVPVVSGRRPEEIREELGTGDAAVILTVARLAQQKGLETLLDVAGSFAPGAGEVEGGTDARTAVFLVAGEGPLRGELQGRIDRERLPVRLLGNRGDVGDLLRVARVLLTPSRWEGQPLTVQEALRVGTPVVATAVGGVPAMVGEAGLLVPYGDVAAMRDAVARVLTDDDLVARLAEAAAARGRELPGEREALEAVLETYAALAPGAPGTG; from the coding sequence GTGAAGGGGGCTGTTTCGGTGGTCGACGGGAAGACACGGGTGGCGCTGGTGCTCGGGACGAGCACCGGCGGGGTCGGGCGGCACGTGGCCATGCTGGCCGCGGGCCTGGTGCGCGACGGCCGACGGGTCGTCGTGGCCGGGCCGCCCGGCACCGCGGAGTCGTTCGGGTTCGCCGCGCTCGGCGCCCGGTTCGTCCCGGTGCCGATCGCCGATCGGCCCCATCCGCGCAACGACCTGCGGGCGATCCGGACGATCCGGGCCCTGCGGGGGGCGGACGTGGTGCACGCCCACGGGCTGCGGGCCGGGGCGCTGGCCGCGCTCGCCCTGACCGGCAGTGGGACCGCCCTGGTGGTGACCCTGCACAACGCCGCCACCGCGGGCGGCGCGGTCGGGGCGGTCTACGGTCTCCTCGAACGGATCGTGGCCCGCCGCGCCGACCGGGTCCTGGCGGTCTCCCCGGATCTGGGGGAGCGGATGCGCCGCCTGGGCGCCCGGCGTGTCGGGGCGGCCGTCGTCCCCGCGCCCGTACCGGTCGTGTCGGGGCGGCGGCCGGAGGAGATCCGGGAGGAACTGGGCACGGGTGACGCGGCGGTCATCCTGACGGTGGCCAGGCTCGCCCAGCAGAAGGGCCTGGAGACCCTCCTCGACGTGGCCGGGAGTTTCGCTCCCGGGGCGGGGGAAGTGGAGGGCGGGACGGACGCGCGGACGGCGGTGTTCCTGGTCGCGGGGGAAGGGCCGCTGCGGGGGGAGCTGCAGGGGCGGATCGACCGGGAGCGGCTGCCCGTGCGATTGCTCGGCAACCGGGGCGACGTGGGAGATCTGCTCCGGGTGGCCCGGGTGCTGCTGACGCCGAGCCGCTGGGAGGGCCAGCCGCTCACCGTGCAGGAGGCGCTGCGGGTGGGCACGCCGGTCGTCGCCACCGCGGTGGGGGGTGTCCCGGCGATGGTGGGGGAGGCTGGTCTGCTCGTGCCGTACGGCGACGTCGCCGCGATGCGCGACGCGGTCGCGAGGGTGCTGACCGACGACGACCTCGTGGCCCGGCTGGCGGAGGCCGCCGCGGCGCGGGGCCGTGAGCTGCCCGGCGAGCGGGAGGCGCTGGAGGCGGTCCTGGAGACCTACGCCGCCCTCGCGCCGGGAGCGCCGGGAACGGGGTGA
- the murJ gene encoding murein biosynthesis integral membrane protein MurJ, whose protein sequence is MIRKIGQGIAGAAILIGAVTVMARAVGFGRYLFQSQSVGNLCLSTAYNTANYVPNIVFELVAGGALAGTVVPVLAAAVSRAEAEPGAREETGWITSALLTWVTLVMVPLALLIAAFAGPIVALLAGDSPQCDVARVVEVGADMLVLFAPRMIFFGLAVVLYGVLQAHRRFMGPALAPLVSSLLIVASYLAFEWVGDGGAEDLADLSGAGELTLSLGATVAAAAMVVTVIGPVARLRLRLRPTLSFPPGIAAQARRLATAGLAVLVAQQIALVVAIVLANDLDGQGAVGVYTYSWALYQLPYAVLVVPVATSSFPVLSTRAAEGDLTGFATLTSSTTRVILLMTGLAAGVMAAVAGPAARVFLEGSEGGAAAEPKMAAAVALFAPGLVGYALMLHLARVLYACGRGRAAATASVAGWAVALVAQILLAHAADDPADVVGRLALGSTVGMTVGGALLALAVFRAGGAAALDGVWRALLAALAGGGAAWGAGAACVAAFGDVSRWVSVPVGGVAALAGTAAFALVAVVVDRPDTRAMLARLRREPARG, encoded by the coding sequence ATGATCAGAAAGATCGGCCAGGGGATCGCGGGAGCGGCGATCCTCATCGGGGCCGTGACCGTCATGGCCCGCGCCGTGGGGTTCGGTCGTTACCTCTTCCAGTCGCAGAGCGTCGGCAACCTCTGTCTCAGCACCGCGTACAACACCGCCAACTACGTGCCGAACATCGTCTTCGAGCTGGTGGCGGGCGGCGCGCTGGCCGGGACGGTGGTCCCGGTGCTGGCTGCGGCCGTCTCCCGGGCGGAGGCGGAGCCCGGTGCCAGGGAGGAGACCGGCTGGATCACCTCGGCGCTGCTCACCTGGGTCACGCTGGTCATGGTGCCCCTGGCGCTGCTGATCGCCGCGTTCGCCGGGCCGATCGTGGCCCTGCTGGCGGGTGACTCCCCCCAGTGCGACGTGGCCCGGGTCGTCGAGGTCGGTGCGGACATGCTCGTCCTGTTCGCCCCCCGAATGATCTTCTTCGGGCTCGCCGTGGTCCTGTACGGCGTTCTCCAGGCCCACCGGCGGTTCATGGGCCCGGCCCTGGCGCCGCTGGTCTCCAGCCTGCTCATCGTCGCCTCCTACCTCGCGTTCGAGTGGGTCGGCGACGGAGGCGCCGAGGACCTGGCGGATCTGTCCGGGGCCGGGGAGCTGACCCTCTCGCTGGGGGCGACCGTCGCCGCCGCCGCGATGGTGGTCACCGTGATCGGGCCGGTGGCCAGGCTCCGGCTCCGGCTGCGGCCCACGCTGTCCTTCCCGCCGGGCATCGCGGCCCAGGCGCGCAGGCTCGCCACCGCGGGTCTCGCCGTGCTGGTCGCGCAGCAGATCGCGCTCGTCGTCGCGATCGTCCTGGCCAACGACCTGGACGGTCAGGGGGCCGTCGGCGTCTACACCTACTCCTGGGCCCTCTACCAGCTGCCCTACGCCGTGCTGGTGGTGCCGGTCGCCACCAGTTCGTTCCCGGTGCTGTCCACCCGGGCGGCCGAGGGGGACCTGACCGGCTTCGCCACGCTGACGTCGTCCACCACCCGGGTGATCCTGCTGATGACGGGGCTCGCCGCCGGAGTGATGGCGGCGGTCGCCGGGCCGGCGGCCCGGGTGTTCCTGGAGGGGAGCGAGGGCGGGGCCGCCGCGGAGCCCAAGATGGCCGCGGCGGTGGCGCTGTTCGCCCCCGGCCTGGTGGGGTACGCCCTGATGCTGCACCTCGCCCGGGTGCTGTACGCCTGCGGGCGGGGGCGGGCGGCGGCGACCGCCTCGGTGGCCGGGTGGGCGGTGGCGCTGGTCGCCCAGATCCTGCTCGCCCACGCCGCCGACGACCCCGCCGACGTGGTCGGGCGGCTGGCGCTCGGCAGCACGGTCGGCATGACCGTGGGCGGGGCGCTGCTGGCGCTCGCCGTGTTCCGCGCCGGGGGTGCGGCAGCGCTGGACGGCGTGTGGCGGGCTCTGCTCGCCGCCCTGGCCGGCGGCGGTGCGGCCTGGGGCGCCGGGGCGGCGTGCGTGGCCGCCTTCGGCGACGTCTCCCGATGGGTGTCGGTGCCGGTCGGGGGGGTCGCCGCGCTGGCGGGCACCGCCGCGTTCGCGCTCGTGGCGGTGGTGGTCGACCGGCCGGACACCCGGGCGATGCTCGCCAGGCTCCGCCGGGAGCCCGCGCGAGGATGA
- a CDS encoding copper transporter, which produces MIDFRYHLVSIVAIFLALSVGIVLGTTLLEDPVIKASETLANQLREGNDELRTQVDALQKRQAGSDAFVAADTARLVKDMLAGKTVVMVEAPGTTANTRDAIQEVIAEAGATVTGRVTLTERYTDPTQAVFVDKLATGAKAAETVFPDGASAHDKAADVLAGAIVTNDPAQVGKEHAAGPAILDAFQRGGLITVADEPAKRAELAVLTAPAEAYTGETADEQAAAVVATALGLDEAGLGTVLAGPQTSAAAGGVVAALREDTASMEKVSTVDTVDMPMGRVVVVYALREQLSGLTGQYGIGPGVTGIAPTPTPTPSATTATTATSGG; this is translated from the coding sequence GTGATCGATTTCCGCTATCACCTCGTCTCCATCGTCGCGATCTTCCTCGCGCTGTCGGTCGGCATCGTGCTGGGCACCACCCTGCTCGAGGACCCCGTCATCAAGGCGAGCGAGACCCTCGCCAACCAGCTGCGCGAGGGCAACGACGAGCTGCGCACCCAGGTGGACGCCCTGCAGAAGCGTCAGGCGGGCAGCGACGCCTTCGTCGCCGCCGACACCGCCCGGCTCGTCAAGGACATGCTCGCGGGCAAGACCGTCGTGATGGTCGAGGCCCCGGGCACCACGGCGAACACGCGTGACGCGATACAGGAGGTGATCGCCGAGGCGGGGGCGACCGTGACGGGGCGGGTCACCCTGACCGAGCGGTACACCGACCCCACCCAGGCGGTCTTCGTCGACAAGCTCGCCACCGGGGCCAAGGCCGCGGAGACGGTCTTCCCCGACGGGGCCTCGGCTCACGACAAGGCCGCCGACGTGCTCGCCGGGGCGATCGTGACCAACGACCCCGCCCAGGTCGGCAAGGAGCACGCGGCCGGGCCCGCGATCCTCGACGCCTTCCAGCGCGGCGGCCTGATCACCGTCGCCGACGAGCCGGCCAAACGCGCCGAACTGGCCGTGCTGACCGCTCCAGCGGAGGCGTACACGGGGGAGACCGCCGACGAGCAGGCCGCCGCCGTCGTGGCGACGGCGCTCGGCCTCGACGAGGCCGGTCTGGGGACCGTTCTCGCCGGGCCGCAGACCTCCGCCGCCGCCGGCGGGGTCGTCGCCGCGCTCCGGGAGGACACCGCCTCCATGGAGAAGGTCTCCACCGTCGACACCGTCGATATGCCCATGGGGCGGGTCGTGGTGGTCTACGCTCTCCGGGAGCAGTTGTCCGGGCTCACCGGGCAGTACGGCATAGGCCCCGGCGTCACGGGCATCGCGCCCACCCCCACGCCGACCCCCTCGGCCACAACGGCCACCACGGCCACCTCCGGAGGTTGA
- the steA gene encoding putative cytokinetic ring protein SteA: MKVPIDGLQNKLTGYLRRRKVTDLPGVTAVARIDRRTKRLTKRLRPGEIAIIDHVDVDRVSAEALVACGAAGVVNVAAGVSGRYPNLGPQIIVDAGVPFIDNATPELFERVKDGDLIRLHEGVLYLDDEVVGKGDVQTAESVEAAMTEARAGLTVQIEAFAANTMEYVRRERDLLIDGVGVPDVRTDMEGRHVLIVVRGYHYKEDIAALRPYIREYRPVMIGVDGGADALLEAGYTPDIIVGDFDSVSTKALTSGAELVVHAYRDGRAPGLERVQQLGRTAVLFPAIGTSEDIAMLLADDKGADLIVAVGTHATLVEFLDKGRSGMASTFLTRLRVGSKLIDAKGVSRLYRSRISTPSLLLLVATALITMGVAIVVSPVGKIWLDSVRDVWNGFIFWLVGLFS, encoded by the coding sequence ATGAAGGTGCCGATTGACGGGCTTCAGAACAAGCTCACCGGTTACCTCCGCCGCAGGAAGGTCACAGACCTTCCCGGGGTGACGGCAGTGGCGAGAATCGATCGGCGGACCAAAAGGCTGACCAAGCGCCTGCGGCCCGGAGAGATCGCGATTATCGATCACGTTGACGTTGACCGGGTGAGCGCGGAGGCGCTTGTCGCGTGCGGCGCGGCAGGCGTGGTCAACGTTGCCGCGGGCGTCAGCGGTCGCTACCCCAACCTGGGCCCGCAGATCATCGTGGACGCCGGGGTGCCGTTCATCGACAACGCCACCCCCGAGCTGTTCGAGCGGGTCAAGGACGGTGACCTGATCCGCCTCCACGAGGGTGTCCTCTATCTCGATGACGAGGTGGTCGGCAAGGGCGACGTGCAGACCGCCGAGTCCGTCGAGGCCGCGATGACCGAGGCGCGGGCCGGGCTGACCGTGCAGATCGAGGCGTTCGCGGCCAACACCATGGAGTACGTCCGCCGCGAGCGCGACCTGCTCATCGACGGGGTCGGCGTGCCCGACGTCCGGACCGACATGGAGGGCAGGCATGTTCTCATCGTGGTCCGCGGCTACCACTACAAGGAGGACATCGCCGCCCTCCGTCCCTACATCCGTGAGTACCGGCCGGTCATGATCGGGGTGGACGGCGGCGCGGACGCGCTGCTGGAGGCCGGATACACGCCCGACATCATCGTGGGCGACTTCGACTCGGTCTCCACCAAGGCGCTCACCTCGGGCGCCGAGCTGGTCGTGCACGCCTACCGCGACGGCAGGGCGCCGGGGCTTGAGCGGGTGCAGCAACTCGGCCGCACCGCCGTGCTCTTCCCCGCGATCGGCACCAGCGAGGACATCGCGATGCTGCTCGCCGACGACAAGGGCGCCGACCTGATCGTCGCCGTCGGCACGCACGCGACCCTGGTGGAGTTCCTCGACAAGGGCAGGTCGGGCATGGCCAGCACCTTCCTCACCCGCCTGCGGGTGGGCAGCAAGCTCATCGACGCCAAGGGCGTCAGCCGGCTCTACCGCAGCCGGATCTCCACTCCGTCCCTGCTCCTGCTCGTCGCCACCGCGCTGATCACCATGGGGGTGGCGATCGTCGTCTCCCCGGTGGGCAAGATCTGGCTGGACAGCGTCCGCGACGTCTGGAACGGCTTCATCTTCTGGCTGGTCGGACTCTTCTCGTGA
- the recN gene encoding DNA repair protein RecN has translation MRPRVEEVRIRGLGVIDEAVLVLSPGFTVVTGETGAGKTMVVTGLGLLFGGRADPARVRPGSDKASIEGTLVIDPAGRVAQQVRDVGGEVEDGELIIARTVSAEGRSRAWLGGRSVPVGTLTYLADDLVAVHGQMDQQRLLQPGRQRAALDRYAGEELVKPLRAYEQAYRRHRRIAEELAEITTRARERAQEADRLRFGLDEVERADPRAGEEIELREEEERLSHADALRNAAETAHRALLGDPMSGEQNLPDAIALVGEARAAVESVRDFDPALAGVADRLAEAGYLIADVATELAAYAESVEADPGRLAAVQERRAVLTHLLRRYGADTAEVLDWAAQAAARVAELEGDDDRIAELTREHEELTGRLTELAAELTRIRTAAAERFGRAVTEELAALAMPHARVVVSLSPAAEFGPYGADEVELRMSPHPASPPLPLNKGASGGELSRVMLAIEVVFAGADPVPTFVFDEVDAGVGGKAAVEIGRRLARLARTSQVIVVTHLPQVAAFADQHLVVEKSDDGSVVRSGVIALDKDGRARELSRMLAGLEDSELGRAHAEELLAIAAADKA, from the coding sequence GTGCGACCTAGAGTCGAGGAGGTCCGCATCCGGGGGCTCGGTGTGATCGACGAGGCCGTCCTGGTGCTATCGCCTGGATTCACCGTGGTCACGGGCGAGACGGGTGCGGGCAAGACCATGGTGGTGACCGGTCTGGGGCTGTTGTTCGGTGGCCGGGCCGACCCTGCCCGGGTCCGTCCGGGCTCCGACAAGGCGTCCATCGAGGGCACCCTCGTCATCGATCCGGCGGGCCGGGTCGCCCAGCAGGTGCGGGACGTCGGCGGCGAGGTCGAGGACGGCGAGTTGATCATCGCGCGCACGGTCTCCGCCGAGGGACGCAGCCGGGCCTGGCTGGGCGGACGCAGCGTGCCGGTGGGCACGCTCACCTACCTGGCCGACGACCTGGTGGCCGTGCACGGGCAGATGGACCAGCAGCGGCTGCTGCAGCCGGGCCGGCAGCGCGCCGCCCTCGACCGTTACGCCGGTGAGGAACTCGTCAAGCCGTTGCGCGCCTACGAGCAGGCGTACAGACGTCACCGGCGGATCGCCGAGGAGCTCGCAGAGATCACCACTCGGGCCCGGGAGCGCGCACAGGAGGCCGATCGGCTCAGGTTCGGCCTCGACGAGGTGGAGCGGGCCGATCCCAGAGCGGGCGAGGAGATCGAGCTCCGCGAGGAGGAGGAGCGGCTCTCCCACGCGGACGCCCTCAGGAACGCGGCCGAGACGGCGCACCGGGCGCTGCTCGGCGATCCGATGTCCGGTGAGCAGAACCTGCCGGACGCCATCGCGCTGGTCGGCGAGGCCCGCGCGGCGGTCGAGTCGGTGCGCGACTTCGATCCGGCGCTGGCCGGTGTCGCCGACCGGCTGGCCGAGGCGGGCTACCTGATCGCCGACGTCGCCACCGAGCTGGCCGCGTACGCCGAGTCGGTCGAGGCCGACCCGGGCAGGCTCGCGGCCGTGCAGGAGCGGCGCGCCGTGCTCACCCACCTGCTGCGCAGGTACGGTGCCGACACCGCCGAGGTGCTCGACTGGGCCGCGCAGGCGGCGGCGCGCGTCGCCGAGCTGGAGGGCGACGACGACCGCATCGCCGAGCTGACCCGCGAGCACGAGGAGCTGACCGGGCGCCTGACCGAGCTGGCCGCCGAGCTGACCCGCATCAGGACCGCCGCCGCCGAGCGGTTCGGCCGGGCCGTCACGGAGGAGCTCGCCGCGCTGGCGATGCCGCACGCCCGGGTGGTGGTCTCCCTGTCGCCCGCCGCCGAGTTCGGCCCGTACGGGGCCGACGAGGTCGAGCTGCGCATGTCGCCGCACCCGGCCTCGCCGCCGTTGCCGCTGAACAAGGGCGCCTCGGGCGGTGAGCTCAGCCGGGTGATGCTCGCCATCGAAGTGGTCTTCGCCGGCGCCGACCCGGTCCCGACGTTCGTGTTCGACGAGGTCGACGCGGGCGTGGGCGGGAAGGCCGCGGTGGAGATCGGCCGCAGGCTGGCGCGGCTGGCCCGGACCTCCCAGGTGATCGTGGTCACCCACCTGCCGCAGGTCGCCGCCTTCGCCGACCAGCACCTGGTCGTGGAGAAGTCCGACGACGGCAGCGTGGTGCGCAGCGGCGTGATAGCGCTCGACAAGGACGGCCGGGCACGGGAGCTTTCCCGCATGCTCGCCGGCCTTGAGGATTCGGAGCTGGGCCGCGCGCACGCGGAGGAGCTTCTCGCGATCGCGGCGGCGGACAAGGCGTGA